A genome region from Glycine max cultivar Williams 82 chromosome 5, Glycine_max_v4.0, whole genome shotgun sequence includes the following:
- the LOC100791667 gene encoding GDSL esterase/lipase At3g48460, which translates to MASCVSSMSSTILILIAICTLSSLLSAASAATEEGRTRPFKRVYAFGDSFTDTGNTKNAEGPSGFGHVSNSPYGTTFFNHSTNRYSDGRLVIDFVAEALSLPYLPPYRHSKGNDTFGVNFAVAGSTAINHLFFVKHNLSLDITAQSIQTQMIWFNRYLESQECQESKCNDFDDTLFWFGEIGVNDYAYTLGSTVSDETIRKLAISSVSGALQTLLEKGAKYLVVQGMPLTGCLTLSMYLAPPDDRDDIRCVKSVNNQSYYHNLVLQDKLQEFRKQYPQAVILYADYYDAYRTVMKNPSKYGFKETFNVCCGSGEPPYNFTVFATCGTPNATVCSSPSQYINWDGVHLTEAMYKVISSMFLQGNFTQPPFNFLLEKKERVG; encoded by the exons ATGGCTTCTTGTGTGTCATCCATGTCTTCTACCATCCTCATCCTAATTGCCATCTGCACACTGTCCTCACTTCTGTCAGCTGCATCTGCAGCAACAGAGGAGGGACGAACAAGGCCCTTCAAAAGGGTCTATGCCTTTGGAGACTCTTTCACAGACACTGGCAACACCAAAAATGCCGAAGGTCCAAGTGGCTTTGGTCATGTTTCAAACTCTCCCTACGGCACCACTTTCTTCAACCACTCCACAAACAGGTACTCAGATGGTAGGCTTGTGATTGATTTTGTAGCTGAAGCACTTTCACTGCCTTACTTGCCCCCCTACCGTCACAGCAAAGGCAATGACACTTTTGGTGTTAACTTTGCTGTTGCTGGCTCCACAGCCATAAACCATTTGTTCTTTGTGAAGCACAACCTCTCCCTTGATATCACTGCTCAGTCCATCCAAACCCAGATGATATGGTTCAACAGGTACCTAGAGAGCCAGGAATGTCAAGAATCAAAGTGTAATGATTTTGATGACACTCTGTTTTGGTTTGGGGAGATTGGAGTCAATGACTATGCCTACACTCTTGGATCTACTGTCTCAGATGAGACCATAAGGAAGCTTGCAATCAGCAGTGTCTCAGGAGCTTTACAG ACGTTGCTTGagaagggtgccaagtacctagTTGTGCAGGGTATGCCTCTAACTGGGTGCTTGACATTGTCCATGTACCTGGCTCCTCCAGATGATAGGGATGACATTAGATGTGTTAAAAGTGTTAACAACCAAAGCTACTACCACAATCTTGTGCTACAAGACAAATTACAAGAATTCAGGAAACAGTACCCTCAAGCTGTCATACTTTATGCTGATTACTATGATGCCTACCGCACTGTCATGAAGAATCCAAGCAAATACGGATTCAAAGAGACCTTCAACGTTTGCTGTGGATCAGGAGAACCACCTTATAACTTCACTGTGTTTGCCACATGTGGCACACCTAATGCCACTGTGTGTTCAAGCCCTTCTCAGTACATCAATTGGGATGGTGTTCATCTCACGGAGGCCATGTACAAAGTAATTTCTAGTATGTTTTTGCAAGGAAATTTCACCCAACCTccgtttaattttttgttggaaaaaaagGAGAGGGTGGGGTGA